From the genome of Methanosphaera cuniculi, one region includes:
- a CDS encoding aldo/keto reductase: protein MKKLGFGMMRLPKSDKDDETSIIQEEVDKMADLFLEKGFTYFDTAYVYHDGKSEGAFKKAVADKHPHEDYQIADKLPIFAIKKAEEMEPIFQEELERLGVDYIDYFLIHNVSGFSDHALKNTDPFKFGVEKKAEGKVKHVGFSSHADAKYIEDVIKQHPDMDFIQLQINYLDWENDAIQSKECYEVACKYNLPVIVMEPLKGGFLANVPKEAEKLMRDYNGQSPVEWAFRFLISLDNVMMVLSGASSYEQLKENIEIFEDIKPLNDEELEILRKVREIINANIAIDCTGCNYCLSSCPQNILIPKLFNMYNEDMIQNPGPTEFTAVGNAYVNYAKEAKHGLASDCIDCQACIPKCPQHINIPEELVKVKDHFETPLYGFNQQEE from the coding sequence ATGAAAAAACTAGGATTTGGAATGATGAGACTTCCAAAATCAGATAAAGACGATGAAACAAGTATAATCCAAGAAGAAGTAGATAAAATGGCTGATCTATTCTTAGAAAAAGGATTCACATACTTTGATACAGCATATGTATATCATGATGGAAAATCAGAAGGAGCATTTAAAAAAGCAGTAGCAGATAAACATCCACATGAAGACTACCAAATAGCAGACAAACTACCAATATTTGCAATAAAAAAAGCAGAAGAAATGGAACCAATATTCCAAGAAGAACTTGAACGTCTTGGAGTTGACTACATTGACTACTTCCTAATACATAATGTAAGTGGATTTTCAGATCATGCACTAAAAAATACAGACCCATTCAAATTTGGAGTAGAAAAAAAAGCTGAAGGAAAAGTAAAACATGTAGGATTCTCATCACATGCAGATGCAAAATACATTGAAGATGTAATAAAACAACACCCTGATATGGATTTTATCCAACTACAGATAAACTATCTTGACTGGGAAAATGATGCAATACAATCTAAAGAATGCTATGAAGTAGCATGTAAATATAACCTACCTGTAATTGTAATGGAACCACTAAAAGGAGGATTCCTTGCAAATGTACCTAAAGAAGCTGAAAAACTAATGCGTGACTATAATGGTCAAAGTCCTGTAGAATGGGCATTCAGATTCCTTATAAGTTTAGATAATGTAATGATGGTATTATCAGGTGCAAGTTCATATGAACAACTTAAAGAAAATATAGAAATATTTGAAGATATTAAACCATTAAATGATGAAGAACTTGAAATACTAAGAAAAGTACGTGAAATAATAAATGCAAACATTGCAATAGACTGTACTGGATGTAACTACTGTCTAAGTTCATGTCCACAAAATATACTCATACCAAAACTTTTTAATATGTATAATGAAGATATGATACAAAATCCAGGACCAACAGAATTTACAGCAGTAGGAAATGCTTATGTAAACTATGCAAAAGAAGCAAAACATGGTCTTGCATCAGATTGTATAGATTGCCAAGCATGTATACCAAAATGTCCACAACACATTAACATACCAGAAGAACTTGTTAAAGTAAAAGATCACTTTGAAACTCCATTATATGGATTCAACCAACAAGAAGAATAA
- a CDS encoding aldo/keto reductase, with amino-acid sequence MKKLGFGLMRLPKLDKDDESSVEYEQVDKMAETFMKNGFNYFDTAYIYHQGRSEVAFKHAVTDHYPRESFIIADKMPLPFINKDEQLENIFQDQLERLGVDYIDYYLMHNVCESSEDGYLNGKTYEFLKQKKEEGYIKHLGFSAHDSAEYVEEFIKQNPGMEFIQLQINYLDWENNVLQARKCYEVAQKYNLPIVVMEPLKGGFLVNVPKEAEKLMCEYNGQPPIQWALRYVAGLPGVFMVLSGMSSYDQLKENIEIFDDIKPLNDEEHEIIKKVVEIINNNIAVECTGCNYCLSSCPENIVIPELFQIYNHQMIQNTDNFTAYGNAYINYAKSGEHGLAGDCIKCQACIPKCPQHINIPEELVKVRDTFEIPLYGFNQQEE; translated from the coding sequence ATGAAAAAACTTGGCTTTGGATTAATGAGACTACCAAAATTAGATAAAGATGACGAATCAAGCGTTGAGTATGAACAAGTAGATAAAATGGCAGAAACTTTTATGAAAAATGGATTTAACTACTTTGACACAGCATACATCTACCATCAAGGAAGAAGTGAAGTAGCATTTAAACATGCTGTAACTGACCATTATCCACGTGAATCATTCATAATAGCAGATAAAATGCCACTACCATTTATAAATAAAGATGAACAACTAGAAAACATCTTCCAAGATCAACTAGAAAGACTTGGTGTAGATTATATTGACTACTACCTGATGCATAATGTATGTGAATCATCAGAAGATGGATACCTTAATGGTAAGACATATGAATTTCTAAAACAGAAAAAAGAAGAAGGATACATTAAACACCTAGGATTTTCAGCACATGATAGTGCAGAATATGTAGAAGAATTCATAAAACAAAACCCTGGAATGGAATTTATACAACTACAAATAAATTACCTAGACTGGGAAAATAATGTACTTCAAGCACGTAAATGTTATGAAGTAGCACAAAAATATAATCTTCCAATAGTTGTAATGGAACCACTAAAAGGAGGATTCCTTGTAAATGTACCTAAAGAAGCTGAAAAACTAATGTGTGAGTATAATGGACAACCACCAATACAATGGGCACTTAGATATGTTGCAGGACTTCCTGGTGTATTTATGGTATTATCAGGTATGAGTTCATATGATCAACTTAAAGAAAATATAGAAATCTTTGATGATATTAAACCATTAAATGATGAAGAACATGAAATAATAAAAAAAGTTGTAGAAATAATTAATAATAACATAGCAGTTGAATGTACAGGATGTAATTACTGTCTAAGTTCATGTCCTGAAAACATTGTGATTCCAGAACTTTTCCAGATATATAATCATCAAATGATTCAAAATACAGATAATTTCACAGCTTATGGGAATGCATATATTAACTATGCTAAAAGTGGAGAACATGGTCTTGCAGGAGATTGTATAAAATGCCAAGCATGTATACCAAAATGTCCACAACACATTAATATCCCAGAAGAACTTGTTAAAGTACGAGATACATTTGAAATTCCATTATATGGATTCAACCAACAAGAAGAATAA
- a CDS encoding aldo/keto reductase — translation MKKLGFGTMRLPIADNDDPTSVIQDEVDMMVDTFMENGFTYFDTAYSYHNGTSEVALNKALIERYPRESYIIADKLPIFMITKQEELEPIFEEQFKRLGVDYIDYYLMHNVSGLSEAGFIDVNSFEFAKKKKEEGYIKKLGISSHANAEYLDNILNQHPDMDFIQLQINYLDWENDVVEARKCYEVARKHDLEIVVMEPLKGGFLANVPKKAEKLMRDYNGQSPLEWALRFVAGLPGVFMVLSGMSSQKQVAENVKIFDNIKPLNDEEHEILKEVVKIINENIAVECTGCNYCINSCPENIAIPKVFDMYNLEMIDNKKRFTAVVNAYVNYAKEAKHGLASDCIKCGACISQCPQHINIPEELEKVKDTFETPFESFYK, via the coding sequence ATGAAAAAACTAGGCTTTGGAACAATGCGACTTCCAATAGCAGATAATGATGATCCCACAAGTGTTATTCAAGATGAAGTAGATATGATGGTAGATACCTTCATGGAAAATGGATTTACATACTTTGACACTGCATATTCATATCATAATGGAACAAGTGAAGTAGCATTAAATAAAGCATTAATTGAAAGATATCCACGAGAATCATATATTATTGCAGATAAACTTCCAATATTTATGATAACAAAACAAGAAGAATTAGAACCAATATTTGAAGAACAATTCAAACGTCTTGGTGTAGATTACATTGACTACTACCTGATGCATAATGTAAGTGGATTATCAGAAGCAGGATTTATTGATGTTAACTCCTTTGAATTTGCAAAAAAGAAAAAAGAAGAAGGATATATTAAAAAATTAGGAATCTCATCACATGCAAATGCAGAATACTTAGATAATATACTAAATCAACACCCTGATATGGACTTCATACAACTACAAATAAACTATCTTGACTGGGAAAACGATGTTGTAGAAGCACGTAAATGCTATGAAGTAGCACGAAAACATGATCTTGAGATAGTTGTAATGGAACCACTAAAAGGAGGATTTCTTGCAAATGTACCTAAAAAGGCAGAAAAATTAATGCGTGATTATAATGGACAAAGTCCTCTAGAGTGGGCTTTACGTTTTGTTGCAGGACTCCCTGGTGTATTTATGGTATTATCTGGTATGAGTTCACAAAAACAGGTAGCTGAAAATGTTAAAATCTTTGATAATATTAAACCATTAAATGATGAAGAACATGAAATTCTAAAAGAAGTTGTTAAAATTATTAATGAAAACATTGCTGTTGAATGTACAGGATGTAATTATTGTATAAATTCCTGTCCTGAAAATATAGCTATTCCTAAAGTATTTGATATGTATAATCTTGAAATGATTGATAATAAAAAGCGATTTACAGCAGTTGTAAATGCATATGTAAACTATGCAAAAGAAGCAAAACATGGTCTTGCATCAGATTGTATTAAATGTGGAGCATGCATAAGTCAATGTCCACAACATATAAACATACCAGAGGAATTAGAAAAAGTAAAAGATACATTTGAAACTCCATTTGAATCATTTTATAAATAA
- a CDS encoding aldo/keto reductase: protein MKRLGFGFMRLPLIDPDDPTSINKEELKELIDIYMKNGFNYFDTAHVYHKGVSEKIIKELIVDKYPRDEYIIADKLPIFNINSKDQMETIFQEQLDRLGVNYIDYYMIHNASTRHQEKIDKFQAYEFIKHLKDKGYVKHIGISCHDGPEFIEETLKKHPEIEFIQLQINYLDWNNKTIDAKGCYDVACKYEKPVIVMEPIKGGTLINVPDDVKKLFKSTNPDKSLASWALDFDLNLDNVFMILSGMNTKKQLEDNIHTTETFKKLTQKQLDIIKKAAKLIGRSHEIPCTFCGYCLDGCPEHINIPKYFDLYNTNKILENNHAIMYYENYTSDHPKPSACIECGNCMEICPQRINIIEQLKNVTKTFN from the coding sequence ATGAAAAGACTAGGATTTGGATTTATGAGATTGCCACTAATAGATCCTGATGATCCAACAAGCATAAACAAAGAAGAACTCAAAGAATTAATAGACATCTACATGAAAAACGGATTTAACTACTTTGATACAGCACATGTATATCATAAAGGAGTATCTGAAAAAATAATAAAAGAACTAATAGTAGATAAATACCCACGAGATGAATACATAATAGCAGATAAACTACCAATATTTAACATAAACAGCAAAGATCAAATGGAAACAATCTTTCAAGAACAACTTGATCGTTTAGGAGTTAATTATATAGACTACTACATGATACATAATGCATCAACAAGACACCAAGAAAAAATAGATAAATTTCAAGCATACGAATTTATAAAACACTTGAAAGATAAAGGATATGTAAAACACATTGGTATATCATGTCATGATGGACCTGAATTTATCGAAGAGACACTTAAAAAACATCCAGAAATAGAATTCATACAACTACAAATAAACTACCTAGACTGGAATAATAAAACTATAGATGCAAAAGGATGTTATGATGTTGCATGTAAATATGAAAAACCAGTAATAGTCATGGAACCAATTAAAGGAGGAACACTCATAAATGTTCCAGATGATGTAAAAAAACTATTTAAAAGCACAAATCCTGATAAATCCCTTGCATCATGGGCACTTGATTTTGACTTAAACTTAGATAATGTCTTTATGATTCTAAGTGGAATGAACACAAAAAAGCAACTAGAAGATAACATCCATACAACCGAGACATTTAAAAAACTAACACAAAAACAACTTGATATAATAAAAAAAGCAGCCAAACTAATAGGACGTAGCCATGAAATACCATGTACTTTTTGTGGATACTGTCTTGATGGATGCCCTGAGCATATAAACATACCAAAATACTTTGATCTTTATAACACAAATAAAATACTTGAAAATAATCATGCAATAATGTATTATGAAAACTACACATCAGATCATCCAAAACCAAGTGCATGTATAGAGTGTGGAAACTGTATGGAAATATGTCCACAAAGAATCAATATAATAGAACAACTAAAAAATGTAACAAAAACATTCAATTAA
- a CDS encoding aldo/keto reductase: protein MEKLVFGMRNLPIIKNNLKNIDEDKTKQMIKDFMENNFNIFDTSYTYHRQKAENIIADILVKNYDHKNFEVIDKLPIMSFKNNEDIDQFFKRQLTTTNLDYFDYYQIPDLYTVKTDIDNYNLVEFLNDKKTEGLIKKVGLSSVAGYQQLDTTLSENDVFDYVQLDLNYLDMNNPNLQMQKCFNVACKHKIPIFASEPLKGGLLLNLPKKAVELIKDTTGDTPLTWAFRYLISIPDIDYIISNMSTLQQLQQNMQIFKNIQPLTSRELIIIDDIIKIIQTSSMNNIPGCTLSCSTCTQNCPGAQRR from the coding sequence ATGGAAAAATTAGTCTTTGGAATGAGAAATCTTCCAATAATCAAAAACAACCTAAAAAATATAGATGAAGACAAAACAAAACAGATGATAAAAGATTTTATGGAAAATAACTTTAACATCTTTGATACATCATACACATACCACAGACAAAAAGCAGAAAATATAATAGCAGATATACTAGTTAAAAATTATGATCATAAAAACTTTGAAGTAATTGATAAACTACCAATAATGAGCTTTAAAAATAATGAAGATATTGACCAATTTTTCAAAAGACAACTTACAACTACAAATTTAGACTATTTTGACTACTATCAGATACCAGATCTATATACTGTAAAAACAGATATTGACAACTATAACTTAGTAGAATTTCTAAATGATAAAAAAACTGAAGGACTAATTAAAAAAGTAGGACTTTCAAGCGTTGCGGGATATCAACAACTAGATACTACTTTATCTGAAAATGATGTATTTGATTATGTACAACTTGACTTAAACTACCTAGATATGAATAATCCTAATTTACAAATGCAAAAGTGTTTTAATGTAGCATGTAAACATAAAATACCAATATTTGCATCAGAACCACTAAAAGGAGGACTACTTCTTAATCTACCTAAAAAAGCAGTAGAATTAATCAAGGACACAACAGGTGATACTCCTCTTACATGGGCATTTAGATATCTAATTTCAATACCTGATATAGATTATATCATATCAAATATGTCAACTTTACAACAACTACAACAAAACATGCAAATCTTTAAAAATATACAACCACTAACTTCTAGAGAACTAATAATAATTGATGATATAATTAAAATAATACAAACAAGTAGCATGAACAATATACCAGGATGCACACTTTCATGCAGCACATGTACACAAAACTGTCCAGGTGCACAAAGAAGATAA